Proteins encoded by one window of Teretinema zuelzerae:
- a CDS encoding alpha/beta hydrolase, giving the protein MKKSISGASVFRLLFALLFAAILVAGCSNPSGSGDEDPAVEDPIIEDPVDEKRETIFDFAYGDDPLQKMDVWFPAVQDETRGAVLLIHGGSWTGGDKLIFPSLIMQTFANIGYVTVSINYRLFDPEAPAGESAGFPEMLADVHAARLAMAKKAADWGFNPQKIAVVGLSAGAHLGLLETLQNSDSSIVACASLSGPTDLMDQTFLNYVVTSADAEAGTPAITVGDGLSLILGGAYDPEDEDSQSAWKLSSPLWRLKNLYDASPEAITRVQWFLAWGALDEFVPYATQGKAFYEELNDIEGVSATYYEGAEDGHGLEKSFAVILTDHLKPLFDATLN; this is encoded by the coding sequence ATGAAGAAGAGTATTTCAGGGGCTTCGGTGTTTCGTTTGTTATTCGCCCTGCTTTTCGCGGCAATTCTTGTTGCCGGGTGTTCGAATCCGTCCGGTTCGGGAGATGAGGATCCCGCGGTAGAGGATCCGATTATCGAGGATCCGGTTGATGAAAAACGCGAGACGATTTTCGATTTCGCGTACGGTGACGATCCGCTACAGAAAATGGATGTGTGGTTTCCCGCTGTACAGGATGAAACGCGCGGCGCCGTCCTTCTGATTCACGGAGGTTCGTGGACCGGCGGCGACAAATTGATTTTTCCTTCCTTAATTATGCAGACCTTCGCGAATATCGGGTATGTGACCGTTTCGATTAATTACCGCCTGTTTGATCCTGAAGCTCCCGCGGGAGAAAGCGCGGGCTTCCCCGAGATGCTCGCGGACGTGCACGCGGCCCGCCTCGCTATGGCGAAGAAAGCCGCAGATTGGGGCTTTAATCCCCAGAAGATTGCGGTGGTCGGCTTATCCGCGGGCGCCCATCTGGGGCTGCTTGAAACGCTCCAGAACAGCGACAGTTCAATCGTGGCCTGCGCCTCTCTTTCCGGGCCGACCGACTTGATGGATCAGACTTTTTTGAATTATGTCGTCACGTCCGCGGACGCGGAGGCCGGAACGCCGGCTATTACCGTCGGCGACGGGCTCAGTCTCATACTCGGCGGCGCCTACGATCCGGAGGATGAAGATTCCCAGTCCGCATGGAAGCTCTCGAGTCCGTTGTGGAGGTTGAAGAATCTGTACGACGCGTCGCCTGAGGCGATCACCCGCGTGCAGTGGTTTCTGGCCTGGGGCGCGCTCGACGAGTTCGTTCCGTACGCTACCCAGGGCAAGGCTTTTTACGAAGAGTTGAATGATATCGAGGGTGTTTCCGCGACCTATTATGAAGGCGCAGAGGACGGCCATGGACTGGAAAAATCATTTGCTGTCATTTTAACCGACCATCTGAAGCCGCTGTTCGATGCGACGTTAAACTAG
- a CDS encoding ABC transporter ATP-binding protein → MEENSFKETEFGNGFDFKTWKKIFSLNKKLFPWLGVLAAFMIAVAVVDGIFPLMTRYAIDSLVPVLSAGNSMDPVWSFVRKYAVLAVTQGLNVFLFILIAGMIEVRVCHRLRYLAFRQLQKLSFSYYDKTPAGWIMSRMTSDAQKLGDTIAWGIVDLVWGGTMMIVIIIFMTAMHPPLAAMTLFFTPILLVATFWFQKKLLAAQRKARKANSLLSGVFNEGLQGARTSKVLNAEDFHKAEFAKQSSTLRRYALRSARISALFMPIVVFLAATGAAVALGAGGTMVLGKTLSFGTLVAFVNYAMMFFDPAREFARVLSEFQAAQASAERLLSLIGTEPEILDRADARDDVDILGSVELKDVSFHYGDGKWIFEHFSLSIPAGQTVAIVGETGCGKSTLVNILCRFYEPISGEVNIDGREYRERTCHWLHSRLGYVLQTPLLFSGTIRENIRYGRLDATDAEIEKAASEANAAHFIEGLEHGYETMVGEGGVLLSTGQKQLISLARALVADPRIMILDEATSSVDTETEVLVQNAVDRLLAGRTSVVIAHRLSTIRNADRIIVMDAGRVIEDGTHDELMSRAGRYRDLYNRQFLDSEAILEAAREEPAPSESAVPSAAS, encoded by the coding sequence ATGGAAGAAAATTCATTTAAGGAAACGGAATTCGGGAACGGCTTCGATTTCAAGACGTGGAAGAAGATTTTCAGTCTGAACAAAAAACTGTTTCCGTGGCTGGGAGTGCTTGCTGCGTTCATGATCGCGGTCGCCGTGGTCGACGGAATCTTTCCGCTCATGACCCGGTACGCGATCGACTCTCTTGTTCCCGTGCTGAGCGCGGGAAACTCGATGGATCCGGTGTGGTCCTTCGTGCGGAAGTACGCGGTGCTCGCCGTAACGCAGGGCTTGAACGTATTCCTCTTTATTTTGATCGCCGGAATGATCGAGGTTCGCGTATGCCACAGGCTGCGGTACCTCGCGTTCAGGCAGCTGCAGAAACTGAGCTTCTCGTATTACGACAAAACGCCGGCGGGCTGGATCATGTCCCGCATGACGAGCGACGCGCAGAAGCTCGGCGACACGATCGCCTGGGGAATAGTCGACCTTGTGTGGGGCGGCACGATGATGATCGTCATCATCATATTCATGACGGCCATGCATCCGCCCCTCGCCGCCATGACGCTGTTTTTTACGCCCATATTGCTTGTCGCGACCTTCTGGTTCCAGAAAAAGCTGCTGGCCGCCCAGCGTAAAGCGCGAAAGGCGAACTCCCTGCTTTCCGGCGTATTCAACGAAGGCCTGCAGGGAGCGCGGACTTCGAAGGTTCTAAACGCCGAGGATTTCCACAAGGCGGAATTCGCGAAGCAGAGCTCGACGCTCAGGCGCTACGCGCTGCGCTCCGCCAGGATTTCCGCCCTCTTCATGCCGATCGTCGTGTTTCTCGCGGCGACCGGAGCGGCCGTAGCGCTCGGCGCGGGCGGCACGATGGTTCTGGGGAAGACGCTGAGCTTCGGAACCCTGGTCGCCTTCGTCAACTACGCGATGATGTTCTTCGATCCGGCGCGCGAGTTCGCCCGGGTGCTTTCGGAATTCCAGGCGGCCCAGGCCAGCGCGGAGCGCCTTCTTTCGCTGATCGGGACGGAGCCTGAAATCCTCGACAGGGCGGACGCCCGGGACGACGTCGACATCCTGGGAAGCGTCGAACTGAAGGACGTAAGTTTCCACTACGGAGACGGCAAGTGGATATTCGAACACTTTTCGCTTTCGATTCCCGCCGGACAGACGGTGGCGATCGTGGGCGAGACGGGCTGCGGAAAGTCGACGCTCGTGAATATCCTGTGCCGCTTTTACGAGCCCATATCCGGCGAGGTAAATATCGACGGGCGCGAGTACCGCGAGCGCACCTGCCACTGGCTGCATAGCCGGCTCGGCTACGTGCTTCAGACGCCGCTTTTGTTCTCCGGAACGATCAGGGAGAACATCCGCTACGGCCGGCTGGACGCGACGGACGCTGAAATAGAAAAGGCCGCGTCCGAAGCGAACGCCGCGCACTTTATAGAAGGTTTGGAGCACGGCTACGAAACGATGGTGGGCGAGGGCGGAGTGCTTTTGTCCACCGGGCAGAAGCAGCTCATCAGCCTTGCGCGCGCCCTGGTGGCTGATCCGCGCATCATGATTCTGGACGAGGCGACGAGCTCGGTGGATACGGAAACCGAGGTGCTCGTCCAGAACGCGGTCGACCGGTTGTTGGCGGGAAGGACGAGCGTGGTAATCGCGCATCGTTTGTCGACGATCAGGAACGCAGACCGCATCATCGTGATGGACGCCGGCCGCGTCATCGAGGACGGAACCCATGACGAGCTGATGAGCCGGGCCGGCCGGTATCGCGATTTGTACAACCGGCAGTTCCTGGATTCCGAGGCCATTTTGGAAGCCGCTCGCGAGGAGCCGGCACCGTCCGAGTCCGCTGTTCCCTCTGCCGCGTCCTGA
- a CDS encoding ABC transporter ATP-binding protein has product MSVSNLSSYVIQKNGWGKFGRIRLLWTSLGGMKLAYFAGILAMAVETFCVFVSPVIVKTTIDSIIGESPLALPVFLEGFGRLFFGPDYNGGGALPLPAIAAESAGWAWRAFLQSRLWMVALFFVLVILLQGAASFCASLCANASAEHAAKRMRDTLYSCVQDLPYETLLRAHSGDWLQRCTSDVDTSRRFLAQEFMEILRTLFLVSLSIPSMYSLSPRMTFWGTLVIPLILLYSFGFHKLVERIFLGADEREGVLSGIVQENVTGVRVVRAFARQEYEQERFDRANGRYRDQVFKLIAWLGVFWGFSSLLGILQIGIVLGAGLYFFAQGEISVGMIVLFLSYEHQTLWPVRQFGRVLADTGKTKVALGRMAELLALKREEDLDAEPGAEDLSPMFWKRAAVEFRDVSFAYPDGTEVLSNVSFRMESGERLAIVGPTGSGKSTLVHLLLRLYEPTSGRITIGGRDLNSIPKRELRRNISLVLQEGFLYGKTIRENIRIGSEDADEERIFEASRAASLHPVIEGFAAGYDTMVGERGVTLSGGQRQRLALARGIIRDASLLVLDDSLSAVDTETDARIREALDAHGGDSRDRAGMIVIAHRLTTLASADRIIVLEEGRITAVGTHAELSQKEGLYRRLAELQRAVEAQGA; this is encoded by the coding sequence ATGTCTGTCTCTAATCTCAGTTCTTATGTAATTCAAAAAAACGGATGGGGAAAATTCGGCCGCATCCGCTTGCTGTGGACTTCGCTGGGCGGAATGAAGCTCGCGTACTTTGCGGGCATTCTCGCCATGGCGGTAGAAACGTTCTGCGTCTTCGTATCGCCGGTCATCGTCAAGACCACGATAGACAGCATCATCGGGGAATCCCCTCTGGCGCTTCCGGTGTTTCTGGAGGGCTTCGGACGGCTCTTTTTCGGCCCCGATTACAACGGCGGCGGCGCTCTGCCGCTTCCGGCAATCGCGGCGGAATCCGCGGGCTGGGCATGGCGCGCGTTTCTGCAGAGCCGGCTCTGGATGGTCGCTCTCTTTTTCGTCCTGGTGATTCTGCTTCAGGGAGCGGCGAGCTTTTGCGCGTCGCTGTGCGCGAACGCTTCGGCGGAGCACGCGGCGAAGCGCATGCGTGATACGCTGTATTCCTGCGTTCAGGACTTGCCGTATGAAACCTTGCTTCGCGCGCATTCGGGAGACTGGCTCCAGCGCTGCACTTCCGACGTGGACACCTCTCGCCGTTTTTTGGCGCAGGAGTTCATGGAAATTCTGCGCACCCTGTTTCTCGTTTCTCTTTCGATTCCGTCGATGTATTCCCTGAGCCCCAGGATGACGTTCTGGGGAACGCTGGTGATACCGCTTATTCTTCTGTATTCCTTCGGTTTCCATAAACTGGTGGAGCGGATCTTTCTGGGAGCGGACGAGCGGGAGGGCGTGCTTTCCGGCATCGTGCAGGAAAACGTGACCGGGGTGCGCGTAGTCAGGGCATTCGCCCGGCAGGAATACGAGCAGGAACGGTTCGACCGCGCGAACGGACGCTACCGCGATCAGGTCTTCAAACTCATCGCGTGGCTCGGCGTGTTCTGGGGCTTTTCGAGTTTGCTCGGGATTCTGCAGATCGGCATAGTCCTCGGCGCGGGGTTGTACTTCTTCGCCCAGGGGGAAATATCCGTCGGGATGATCGTTCTGTTTTTATCGTACGAGCATCAGACTCTCTGGCCCGTGCGCCAGTTCGGCCGCGTCCTCGCGGACACAGGCAAGACGAAGGTCGCGCTGGGCCGCATGGCTGAGCTTCTCGCGCTTAAACGGGAAGAAGATCTGGACGCGGAGCCGGGAGCGGAGGACTTGAGCCCGATGTTCTGGAAGCGCGCCGCCGTGGAATTCCGCGACGTTTCGTTCGCCTATCCGGACGGCACGGAAGTTCTGTCAAACGTGTCGTTCAGAATGGAGAGCGGCGAAAGGCTCGCGATAGTCGGGCCGACGGGAAGCGGAAAGTCGACCCTCGTGCATCTCTTGCTCAGATTGTACGAGCCGACTTCCGGCCGCATTACGATCGGAGGCCGCGACTTGAACAGCATTCCGAAGCGCGAGCTGAGGCGGAATATTTCGCTGGTTCTGCAGGAAGGCTTTTTGTACGGGAAGACGATCCGCGAGAATATCCGGATAGGATCCGAGGACGCTGACGAAGAACGGATTTTCGAAGCTTCGCGCGCCGCGTCATTGCATCCGGTGATCGAAGGATTCGCCGCCGGCTACGATACGATGGTCGGCGAGCGGGGCGTGACGCTTTCAGGCGGACAGCGCCAGCGGCTCGCCTTGGCACGCGGAATCATACGCGACGCTTCGCTGCTTGTGCTCGACGACAGCTTGAGCGCGGTGGATACGGAAACCGACGCCAGGATCAGGGAAGCGCTCGACGCCCACGGCGGAGATTCGCGGGACCGCGCGGGCATGATCGTGATCGCCCACCGGCTTACGACGCTCGCCTCCGCGGACCGGATCATCGTGCTCGAGGAAGGAAGAATCACGGCGGTCGGCACTCATGCCGAACTGTCGCAGAAAGAAGGATTGTACCGGCGCCTTGCGGAACTGCAGCGCGCCGTCGAGGCTCAGGGAGCCTGA
- a CDS encoding adenylate/guanylate cyclase domain-containing protein yields MNLKKHTLPGTVLPIAAFVALMFALLGSCVNPDLFIPRAVQGMLDLTKWSFSGPVPAAMDGEWEFYPGRLLDPGFFSGAEVSEGDASAIPVAGGSGGIASAGANPWFIEMPDSGVWSSLKVDGKPLSPYGCATWRLRFVLPPGSGDAAIRIPEIFSASRVFLDGELAFSAGVPAATKEDTVPWYRTGVVRIDSTPGVHELVIQAANFGERRGGINRSLWIGSVMSVQTSYIRSLAMDLIVFGSLLTIGIYHLFLFGIRRKDRSPLWFGIFCIIIAARSLLYGERFAFDLFGGVPWEVFNRLDHLTFYIGIPVFSAYIMHIFDRDISRIAMNAYQILGLAFALMLFFPPTVFNVTVVWYELITGVYVLYLLFIILRALFRRREGALTTMIGIFIFLCFGINEILFNMGMINTFNSLSIGLVLFLFAQSVLIAMRFSKAFDESEHLGRSLLNLNESLRRFIPQEFFMLLKREEVAEIRLGDQVEKNMTIMFSDIRRFTLLAEQLGAAKTFEFLNDYFGRIGDVIRANGGFIDKYLGDGFIALFPVSPDAALKTAIGIQRVVTEFNAARAAESLPPIEVGIGLNYGPLILGTVGEEHRMDTTVIADSVNLCSRLEGLCKHYGKGIIVPFEFLDLLEDPAAYHWRYLGLIRVQGRKKPVETVHIYDGLEDETYAMFDSSKTKFEEALHAYRNGDYEAAMHSFRALAVETPDDPAVFTFITQIHRLMTSGLVDEWDGIDTPAK; encoded by the coding sequence ATGAACCTTAAGAAGCACACTCTCCCGGGCACTGTTTTGCCGATCGCCGCCTTTGTCGCGCTTATGTTCGCGTTGCTCGGCTCCTGCGTAAATCCCGATTTATTCATACCCCGCGCCGTTCAGGGCATGCTCGATTTGACCAAGTGGAGCTTTTCCGGACCGGTTCCCGCCGCCATGGACGGGGAATGGGAGTTTTATCCCGGCCGGCTGCTTGATCCCGGCTTTTTCAGCGGCGCGGAAGTTTCGGAGGGCGACGCTTCGGCGATTCCGGTCGCCGGCGGTTCGGGCGGCATAGCAAGCGCGGGCGCGAATCCCTGGTTTATCGAAATGCCTGATTCAGGCGTATGGTCGTCCCTGAAGGTCGACGGAAAGCCGCTATCGCCCTACGGCTGCGCAACCTGGCGGCTCCGCTTCGTCTTGCCCCCCGGATCGGGAGACGCCGCCATCCGCATCCCGGAAATTTTTTCCGCCTCCCGCGTTTTCCTGGACGGAGAACTCGCGTTTTCCGCCGGCGTACCGGCGGCGACGAAAGAGGATACCGTCCCCTGGTACCGTACCGGGGTAGTCAGGATCGACTCGACTCCCGGCGTTCATGAGCTCGTCATTCAGGCGGCGAACTTCGGCGAGCGACGGGGCGGCATCAACCGGAGTTTGTGGATCGGCTCGGTCATGTCCGTTCAAACGTCCTATATCAGAAGCCTCGCGATGGACTTGATCGTGTTCGGTTCTCTGTTGACCATCGGCATCTACCATCTCTTCCTCTTCGGGATCAGGCGCAAGGACCGCTCTCCCCTGTGGTTCGGCATTTTCTGCATCATCATCGCGGCGAGAAGCCTTCTCTACGGCGAGCGGTTCGCCTTCGATCTTTTCGGCGGCGTTCCCTGGGAAGTATTCAACCGGCTCGATCATCTGACCTTCTACATCGGAATACCGGTGTTCAGCGCATACATCATGCATATCTTCGACCGCGACATTTCGCGCATCGCGATGAACGCGTATCAGATACTCGGGCTCGCGTTCGCTCTCATGCTCTTCTTTCCGCCGACTGTTTTCAATGTCACGGTGGTGTGGTACGAACTGATCACCGGCGTATACGTGCTGTATCTGCTCTTCATCATTCTCCGTGCGCTGTTCAGAAGGCGCGAGGGCGCGCTGACGACCATGATCGGAATCTTCATTTTCCTGTGCTTCGGGATCAACGAGATTCTGTTCAATATGGGAATGATCAATACCTTCAATTCGCTTTCGATCGGCCTTGTCCTGTTTCTGTTCGCGCAATCGGTGCTGATCGCCATGCGGTTTTCCAAAGCCTTCGACGAGTCGGAGCATCTGGGCCGATCTCTTCTTAATCTGAACGAATCGCTCCGCAGGTTCATCCCGCAGGAGTTTTTCATGCTCCTCAAGCGTGAAGAGGTCGCCGAAATCCGGCTGGGAGACCAGGTGGAAAAGAACATGACCATCATGTTCTCCGACATCCGCCGATTCACCTTGCTCGCCGAACAGCTTGGGGCGGCGAAGACCTTCGAGTTTCTCAACGACTATTTCGGAAGGATCGGAGACGTCATCCGCGCGAACGGAGGCTTCATCGACAAATATCTGGGAGACGGCTTCATCGCGCTTTTCCCCGTATCCCCGGACGCGGCGCTGAAGACGGCGATAGGCATACAGCGCGTCGTTACCGAGTTCAACGCGGCGCGCGCCGCAGAATCGCTTCCTCCCATCGAGGTCGGGATCGGGCTAAACTACGGGCCGCTGATTCTCGGAACCGTCGGAGAGGAGCACCGCATGGACACGACCGTCATCGCGGATTCGGTGAACCTCTGCAGCAGGCTCGAAGGCCTGTGCAAGCATTACGGCAAAGGCATCATCGTGCCCTTCGAATTCCTTGATCTCCTGGAGGACCCGGCAGCCTACCACTGGCGCTATCTGGGATTGATCCGCGTGCAGGGAAGAAAGAAGCCGGTCGAGACGGTGCATATCTACGATGGTTTGGAAGACGAGACGTACGCGATGTTCGATTCGTCGAAGACGAAATTCGAGGAAGCTCTGCATGCCTATCGGAACGGAGACTACGAAGCCGCGATGCATTCGTTCCGCGCCCTCGCCGTCGAAACGCCGGACGATCCGGCCGTATTCACCTTTATTACCCAGATACACCGGCTGATGACATCCGGCCTCGTCGACGAGTGGGACGGGATCGACACTCCCGCGAAATAA
- a CDS encoding class I SAM-dependent methyltransferase → MSVEHRAWDWNKNASDIWHVPCEESFFLLNRWKAAGFNRFLDLGCGLGRHSLQFALAGFSVDSFDLSPVAVAETRKKAQDSGVSLRAAAGDMNSLPYAAESFDCLLAYHVVSHTDTAGITKTLAEIRRVLRPSGEFFLSLCSKKAWSFAEAGFPKIDDNTVMKTEEGPEYGIPHFFADDRTIDSLFRREELVFVKHTQDLIVNGADYGSWHYFILGKNAS, encoded by the coding sequence ATGAGCGTTGAGCACAGGGCCTGGGACTGGAATAAGAACGCGAGCGATATATGGCATGTCCCCTGCGAAGAATCCTTTTTTTTGTTGAACCGCTGGAAGGCGGCCGGCTTTAACCGGTTTCTGGATCTCGGATGCGGACTCGGCCGTCATTCGCTTCAGTTCGCGCTGGCGGGCTTCAGCGTCGATTCCTTCGATCTTTCTCCCGTCGCGGTGGCCGAGACCCGAAAAAAGGCTCAGGACTCAGGCGTATCCCTCCGCGCGGCCGCCGGGGATATGAACTCGCTGCCCTACGCCGCCGAGTCTTTCGACTGCCTGTTGGCGTATCATGTCGTTTCGCACACGGACACCGCGGGCATTACAAAAACGCTTGCGGAAATACGCCGGGTGCTTCGACCCTCGGGCGAGTTTTTTCTGAGTTTGTGTTCCAAGAAGGCGTGGAGCTTCGCGGAGGCCGGCTTTCCGAAAATCGACGATAATACGGTCATGAAAACCGAAGAGGGTCCGGAGTACGGAATTCCTCATTTCTTCGCGGACGACAGGACCATCGACTCGCTTTTCCGGCGAGAGGAACTCGTGTTCGTCAAGCATACTCAGGATCTCATTGTGAACGGCGCAGACTACGGCTCCTGGCACTATTTCATCCTTGGAAAGAACGCGAGCTGA